The bacterium DNA window CGTAAAGCAAGGGGCGCGAATCAACCTGTCGCGTTCAAAGCGCATGACGGCGGCCAGGGCGCGAGCCTCGGTCGATGGGCCGGGAGCGCCCGCATCCGTCGAAGCCGCCGGCAGAGAGACGGCCGGCGCCTTCGAGCTGATCCTCTTTTTCACGGCCGACATCAGGAACGAGTGCACCTCGCTCGGAGCGGCGAATTTCACCTCGCGTTTTGCGGGATGCACGTTGACGTCCACGCGAGCCGGATCGATCTCGATCCATAGGACCGCGGAGGGCGAAGCGCCGCGGTCGAGCCTTCCCTCAAACGCCTGGGAGAGCGCGTGCATGAGCACGCGGTCCTTCACCGGCCTCCTGTTGACGAAAAAGTGCACGTCGCGGCCGGAGGCACGGCCTCTCTCAGAGACAAATCCCGCGATCGAAAGCCCGGGCGCGCTCTCGCAGATATACGCGAGCCCTTCGCTCGACGCACTCCCCAGGACCGCCGCCACGCGCTCGCGGCCGGCCTCTTCGTCCGCATCGCCCGCCGCGGCGGCGAGCGTCTCCCTGCGGCCGTCCGCCTTGACGTCGAATCTCACGCGCGGAAACGCGAGCGCGGCAGCGAACACTGCGTCGACCGCATGGCCGGCCTCCACCCTCTCTGAGCGGATGAATTTGCGCCTCGCCGGAACATTGTAGAAGAGATCGCCGACAATGACGCTGGTGCCCGGCGCACAGCCCGCCGGCACAGGGCCGAAGGTGACGCCCGCAGACACCTCGACCCTCGCCCCCTCGATCACCCGGGGATCGTTCACCCTCGATTCGATGGAGAGCCTCGAGACCGCGCCTATGGAGGCGATCGCCTCGCCCCTGAACCCCATCGTGGATATCCGCCAGAGGTCGTCGGCGCTGGTTATCTTGCTGGTCGCATGGCGCCTGAGGGAATTGACCAGGTCCTCCGCATCCATGCCGCAACCGTCGTCCGAGACGCGGATGCGCCGCAAACCGCCG harbors:
- the mutL gene encoding DNA mismatch repair endonuclease MutL, encoding MGLIRALPADVVEKIAAGEVVERPASVVKELVENAIDAGAAAISVDIEGGGLRRIRVSDDGCGMDAEDLVNSLRRHATSKITSADDLWRISTMGFRGEAIASIGAVSRLSIESRVNDPRVIEGARVEVSAGVTFGPVPAGCAPGTSVIVGDLFYNVPARRKFIRSERVEAGHAVDAVFAAALAFPRVRFDVKADGRRETLAAAAGDADEEAGRERVAAVLGSASSEGLAYICESAPGLSIAGFVSERGRASGRDVHFFVNRRPVKDRVLMHALSQAFEGRLDRGASPSAVLWIEIDPARVDVNVHPAKREVKFAAPSEVHSFLMSAVKKRISSKAPAVSLPAASTDAGAPGPSTEARALAAVMRFERDRLIRAPCFTETSQTSFPAQEPRMRPLGQFGRAYIACEGEAGELVIIDQHAAHERLGFDALIAQYASGRVAQQRLLVPEHVELARADAAAISERAQLLAEAGFEIEPFGGGTIVVKAVPEILGGSSVSLLMQKLAFEFAEMDSTISLDDARKRVFALAACHMQVRAGDALAPQEIASLVRDVEREAVTSCPHGRPALVRIERDQIEKWFKRT